One segment of Micromonospora parathelypteridis DNA contains the following:
- a CDS encoding RNA polymerase sigma factor, whose amino-acid sequence MGPPGKRDEGWFTSLYAAEYAHIVRYGLRRLADGDASAELAQEVFVVAWRRRGEVPDRSLPWLYGVARRLLANQWRSRRGTPDLLPITEVDLARMAGSSGADVTVGVADVRAALAVLSEFDQEILRLVGWEELTVSEAAKVLGCTRAAAAVRLHRARRRLAEAMSDRPIHARRPVLVTTRKDL is encoded by the coding sequence GTGGGTCCACCGGGAAAGCGGGACGAGGGCTGGTTCACCAGCCTCTACGCCGCCGAGTACGCGCACATCGTGAGGTACGGCCTGCGCCGACTCGCTGACGGCGATGCCTCAGCGGAGCTGGCTCAGGAGGTCTTCGTCGTGGCCTGGCGTCGGCGCGGCGAGGTGCCGGACCGCAGTCTGCCCTGGCTGTACGGGGTGGCCCGGCGCCTGTTGGCGAATCAGTGGCGGTCGCGCCGTGGCACTCCCGATTTGCTGCCGATCACCGAGGTCGACCTGGCGCGGATGGCTGGCTCGTCCGGTGCCGACGTGACCGTCGGGGTCGCTGACGTCCGGGCCGCACTCGCCGTCCTCAGCGAATTCGATCAGGAGATCCTCCGGCTGGTCGGCTGGGAGGAGTTGACGGTGTCCGAGGCGGCCAAGGTTCTTGGCTGCACCCGGGCGGCTGCGGCGGTGCGCCTGCACCGCGCCCGCCGCCGGCTCGCCGAAGCGATGTCGGACCGTCCCATTCACGCCCGGCGCCCGGTGTTGGTGACCACTCGGAAGGATCTGTGA
- a CDS encoding CU044_5270 family protein has protein sequence MFGAERTRNLLGPVDPARSVSVAPPPVSARELIDRAGGTEMVAGRRRVRPSRRLVLTAGTLAVAAGAVAVLQPFDGPAPDAPGGPGNSAGLVLVPVAYQFDADPPEAGPQLRALADKIKDAEYDHRGGRYMYHHTKLWGDPVMTSADGRHHVAFASESKLWQAADGTGNQIRTQLEPQYPDQESRDYWQRESIGRPAATGTPAPAVTPLSPEELRPLSADPSELRERLKVEYGAGAASKWVGTLYGQYVVPRATRAAVLRVLADVPGFRWRGQVTDRAGRNGVAVTFDDREHDQQSLLIFDPKTGELLAHELLTLSPVRISSYEVILDVAWTNQPG, from the coding sequence ATGTTCGGAGCAGAACGCACCCGTAATCTCCTCGGCCCGGTCGACCCGGCCCGGTCCGTCTCCGTCGCGCCGCCGCCGGTCTCGGCACGCGAACTGATCGACCGTGCCGGCGGCACCGAAATGGTCGCCGGGCGCCGTCGCGTACGCCCGTCGCGTCGCCTGGTCCTGACGGCCGGGACGTTGGCGGTCGCGGCCGGCGCCGTGGCGGTCCTCCAGCCTTTCGACGGGCCGGCACCGGACGCACCGGGCGGGCCCGGCAACTCGGCGGGACTGGTCCTCGTGCCGGTCGCCTACCAGTTCGACGCGGACCCGCCGGAGGCTGGCCCGCAGCTTCGCGCCCTGGCCGACAAGATCAAGGACGCGGAGTACGACCACCGCGGCGGGCGCTACATGTATCACCACACGAAGCTGTGGGGCGACCCGGTGATGACCTCGGCCGACGGCCGTCACCACGTCGCCTTCGCTAGCGAGTCGAAGCTCTGGCAGGCCGCCGACGGGACCGGTAACCAGATCAGGACCCAACTGGAGCCGCAGTACCCCGACCAGGAGTCTCGGGACTACTGGCAGCGCGAGAGCATTGGGCGACCAGCAGCCACCGGCACTCCCGCACCGGCCGTCACTCCGCTGTCGCCCGAGGAGCTCAGGCCGCTGTCGGCCGACCCGTCGGAGCTGCGGGAGCGGCTGAAGGTCGAGTACGGCGCGGGGGCGGCGAGCAAGTGGGTCGGCACGCTCTACGGGCAGTACGTCGTGCCGCGTGCGACCCGAGCTGCGGTCCTGCGGGTCCTCGCCGACGTGCCCGGCTTCCGCTGGCGGGGACAGGTCACGGACCGTGCCGGCCGCAATGGAGTCGCCGTCACCTTCGACGACCGCGAACACGACCAGCAATCTCTTCTGATCTTCGATCCGAAGACGGGCGAATTGCTCGCCCATGAGCTGTTGACGCTGTCGCCCGTGCGGATCAGCTCGTACGAGGTGATCCTCGATGTCGCCTGGACAAATCAGCCCGGCTGA
- the ssd gene encoding septum site-determining protein Ssd — protein MPSRTSVPPIRRLPLVVTGDDDLLDDVLRLAAAGGTEVELAADPAAARTRWQPAPLVLLGADQAQSCLRARMPRRPRLVLVGRAGQFDPGWQIAELIGAEHVAMLPAAEPWLVDRFAEHGPDRLDGVGARVVAVFGGRGGAGASVLAGGLAVTAARARLRTLLVDADPLGGGLDLVLGWEQLEGLRWPSLTGADGRVDAPALVQALPSRGDLVVLSWDRGEMLALPAAAMAATVDAARRGRDFVVVDLPRQLDDAAVVALQASDQAFVVVPAELRATAAAARVVAAAAPHCAALSVVVRGPAPGRLRATEVARALGLPLAGTLRPEPGLCRGLERGEAPAAAGKGPLAALCQRIVTDLTGVPVTGVA, from the coding sequence ATGCCATCCCGTACCTCGGTTCCGCCGATCCGCCGGCTTCCGCTGGTCGTCACCGGCGACGACGATCTGCTCGACGATGTGCTCCGGCTCGCCGCTGCCGGCGGCACCGAGGTGGAGCTCGCCGCCGACCCAGCGGCCGCCCGTACCCGCTGGCAACCCGCGCCGCTGGTGTTGCTCGGCGCCGACCAGGCGCAGTCGTGCCTGCGTGCCCGGATGCCGCGGCGGCCCCGGCTGGTGCTGGTCGGCCGAGCCGGTCAGTTCGACCCCGGCTGGCAGATCGCCGAGCTGATCGGGGCTGAGCATGTCGCCATGCTGCCCGCCGCGGAGCCGTGGTTGGTGGATCGGTTCGCCGAGCACGGACCGGACCGTTTGGACGGCGTCGGCGCCCGGGTCGTCGCGGTGTTCGGTGGTCGGGGCGGTGCAGGCGCGAGTGTGCTCGCCGGGGGTCTTGCCGTGACCGCCGCCCGGGCCCGGTTGCGCACTCTGCTGGTCGACGCCGACCCGCTCGGTGGGGGCCTCGACCTCGTGCTGGGCTGGGAGCAGTTGGAAGGCTTGCGTTGGCCGTCGCTCACCGGTGCCGACGGGCGGGTGGACGCACCTGCGCTGGTGCAGGCCCTGCCCAGCCGGGGTGACCTGGTGGTCCTCTCCTGGGACCGTGGCGAGATGCTGGCGCTGCCGGCGGCGGCGATGGCGGCGACGGTGGACGCCGCCCGGCGCGGGCGGGACTTCGTGGTGGTCGACCTGCCCCGCCAGTTGGACGACGCGGCCGTGGTGGCGTTGCAGGCTAGCGACCAGGCGTTCGTCGTCGTCCCCGCCGAGTTGCGTGCCACTGCTGCGGCCGCTCGGGTGGTGGCCGCAGCCGCCCCGCACTGCGCTGCGCTCTCGGTTGTGGTGCGCGGCCCCGCTCCGGGCCGGCTGCGCGCCACCGAGGTGGCACGGGCGCTCGGGCTTCCCCTGGCCGGCACGCTACGCCCCGAGCCGGGGCTCTGCCGTGGGCTCGAACGCGGCGAGGCGCCGGCCGCCGCGGGCAAGGGTCCATTGGCGGCCCTCTGCCAACGGATCGTCACCGACCTGACCGGCGTGCCCGTGACGGGTGTGGCATGA
- a CDS encoding TadA family conjugal transfer-associated ATPase: protein MTGRPEDGTLAARVRQRIAAATTPVTPAAIVSAVRAEPTAVVLGDTAVLRIADRVHDDLVGAGPLAPLLADPEVTDVLVNGTRVWVDRGSGLQQVAVPVGSMEDVRRLAQRLIASAGRRLDDGSPYADARLPDGTRLHAVLPPVATEGPYLSLRTFRHRPFTLDELVRHGTVPRPVAPLLSAVVAARLAYLVTGGTGSGKTTLLNTLLGMVPATERIVLVEDAAELRPGHPHVVGLQARTANVEGSGVVNLGDLVRQALRMRPDRLVVGECRGGEVVDLLAALNTGHDGGAGTLHANTPSDVPARLEALGMLGGLPRAALHAQVAAALQVLFQVRRGDRGRVLESVCLLLPEGPERLVTVVPAWVRGSGLGLAARALGALLRQRGVAVPPILSEPWPGSAGPA from the coding sequence ATGACCGGCCGTCCTGAGGACGGCACCCTCGCCGCCCGGGTGCGGCAGCGGATCGCCGCCGCCACGACCCCGGTGACACCGGCGGCGATCGTGTCCGCGGTACGGGCCGAGCCAACCGCCGTGGTGCTCGGTGACACCGCCGTTCTGCGGATCGCCGACCGGGTGCACGACGATCTCGTCGGCGCCGGGCCGCTGGCCCCGCTGCTCGCCGATCCGGAGGTCACCGACGTCCTCGTCAACGGGACCCGGGTTTGGGTCGACCGTGGTTCGGGGCTGCAGCAGGTCGCGGTCCCGGTTGGCTCGATGGAGGACGTGCGCCGGTTGGCGCAGCGACTGATCGCCAGCGCCGGCCGGCGGCTCGACGACGGTTCCCCGTACGCGGACGCCCGGCTCCCCGACGGCACCCGGCTGCACGCTGTGCTGCCGCCGGTGGCGACCGAGGGTCCCTACCTGTCCCTGCGGACCTTCCGGCACCGGCCGTTCACGCTCGACGAGTTGGTGCGTCACGGGACCGTGCCGCGGCCGGTGGCACCGCTGCTCTCCGCGGTCGTCGCTGCCCGACTGGCCTATCTGGTGACGGGGGGCACGGGGTCGGGCAAGACGACCCTCCTCAACACGCTGCTGGGGATGGTGCCGGCCACGGAGCGGATCGTGCTGGTGGAGGACGCCGCCGAGTTGCGCCCGGGGCACCCGCACGTGGTGGGGCTCCAGGCGCGTACCGCCAATGTGGAGGGCTCCGGCGTCGTCAACCTCGGTGACCTGGTCCGGCAGGCGTTGCGGATGCGCCCGGACCGGCTGGTGGTCGGGGAGTGCCGGGGCGGTGAGGTGGTCGACCTGCTGGCCGCGCTCAACACCGGCCACGACGGGGGCGCTGGCACGCTGCACGCCAACACCCCGTCCGACGTGCCGGCCCGGCTGGAGGCGTTGGGCATGCTGGGTGGGCTGCCCCGCGCCGCGCTGCACGCCCAGGTGGCTGCCGCGTTGCAGGTGCTGTTCCAGGTGCGACGTGGCGACCGGGGACGCGTCCTGGAGTCGGTCTGCCTGCTGCTGCCCGAAGGGCCCGAACGGCTGGTGACCGTGGTGCCCGCCTGGGTACGCGGCAGCGGGCTCGGGCTGGCCGCCCGTGCACTCGGGGCGTTGCTACGGCAGCGTGGGGTGGCGGTGCCGCCGATCCTCAGCGAGCCGTGGCCCGGATCGGCAGGCCCGGCATGA
- a CDS encoding type II secretion system F family protein, which translates to MMSRGPASRRSPAGRRRPDAIRLAAALGGLAVAVVVEGWLGLLGAVPAAFLLDVLLRRIEPPGVRRRRLQEAVDLPLAVDLLAAAMRAGAPVDRSVLAVAEALDGPLAGRLVRVGRTLLLGGGPAEAWSALDGVPGAERLTAAALRSANSGAALAGALTRLADDLRADRATAAEASARRAGVLIVLPLGLCFLPAFILAGLVPVIVAVLGDVL; encoded by the coding sequence ATGATGTCGCGGGGTCCAGCGAGCCGGCGTAGCCCAGCCGGTCGGCGGCGGCCGGACGCGATCCGGCTCGCCGCGGCGCTGGGCGGGCTCGCTGTGGCCGTGGTCGTGGAGGGCTGGCTCGGGCTGCTCGGTGCGGTCCCGGCCGCGTTCCTGCTGGATGTCCTGCTGCGGCGGATCGAGCCGCCGGGCGTACGCAGACGGCGGCTTCAGGAGGCCGTCGACCTGCCACTCGCTGTCGACCTGTTGGCCGCCGCGATGCGGGCGGGCGCCCCGGTGGATCGCTCGGTGCTGGCCGTCGCCGAGGCGTTGGACGGGCCGCTCGCCGGCCGGCTGGTCCGGGTCGGTCGCACGCTGCTGCTCGGCGGTGGCCCGGCCGAGGCGTGGTCCGCGCTGGACGGGGTGCCCGGCGCGGAGCGCCTGACCGCAGCGGCGTTGCGCTCGGCCAACAGTGGTGCCGCCCTGGCCGGTGCACTGACCCGGCTCGCTGACGACCTGCGCGCCGACCGGGCCACCGCTGCCGAGGCGTCGGCCCGCCGGGCGGGCGTGCTCATCGTCCTGCCGCTGGGGCTCTGCTTCCTGCCGGCGTTCATTCTCGCCGGCCTGGTGCCGGTGATCGTCGCCGTCCTCGGCGATGTGCTCTGA
- a CDS encoding DUF4244 domain-containing protein — translation MRKLIARLHGDAGMNTAEYAVGTLAAVAFAGILLKVLTSGNVQSALTAVIDRALK, via the coding sequence ATGCGCAAACTCATCGCCCGCCTGCACGGCGACGCCGGAATGAACACGGCCGAGTACGCCGTCGGCACGCTCGCCGCAGTCGCCTTCGCCGGGATCCTGTTGAAGGTGCTGACCTCCGGCAACGTCCAGTCGGCGCTGACCGCCGTCATCGACCGGGCGCTGAAGTGA
- a CDS encoding TadE family type IV pilus minor pilin gives MAAGSGRRFPAAARAAGGDRGSFTAELAAGLPALLLLLLAGLTAVNAVSAQASCLHAAREAALAAARGADGSAGGGRAAPPGAEVAVSVDGDRVQATVRAPVRTLGGRLPRITVVATAVAAVEPGADEGSW, from the coding sequence CTGGCGGCTGGCAGCGGGCGGAGATTCCCCGCTGCCGCACGGGCCGCCGGCGGGGACCGAGGGTCGTTCACCGCCGAACTGGCGGCCGGCCTGCCGGCGCTGCTCCTGCTCCTACTGGCTGGGCTGACCGCGGTCAACGCCGTCAGCGCCCAGGCGAGCTGCCTGCACGCCGCCCGGGAAGCGGCGCTGGCCGCCGCCCGCGGCGCGGACGGCAGCGCGGGCGGCGGGCGTGCGGCCCCACCGGGAGCCGAGGTGGCGGTGTCCGTCGACGGCGACCGGGTTCAGGCGACGGTACGAGCGCCCGTCCGCACACTGGGCGGCCGGCTACCGCGGATCACCGTGGTCGCCACTGCCGTCGCCGCCGTGGAACCCGGCGCTGACGAGGGGAGTTGGTGA
- a CDS encoding Rv3654c family TadE-like protein has translation MRRPDVRSLHHSHGDGDGHGDGDGHGDGHGPNAERLDGGPPDAERGGATVLLLATGLVFVLVGTFGAAVAAAGMAGQRAAVAADLGALAGAARALDGDAVACASAADLAGRNGGRLVGCRLDGLDLLVTVEVAFRPLPGLTRVAASTARAGPVRG, from the coding sequence ATGCGACGACCTGACGTTCGCTCACTCCACCACAGCCACGGCGACGGCGACGGCCATGGCGACGGCGACGGCCACGGCGACGGCCACGGCCCGAACGCCGAGCGGCTGGATGGTGGCCCGCCGGACGCGGAGCGAGGTGGCGCGACCGTCCTGCTGCTGGCGACAGGCCTGGTCTTCGTGCTGGTGGGGACGTTCGGTGCCGCCGTCGCCGCAGCCGGGATGGCGGGTCAGCGGGCGGCGGTGGCAGCCGATCTCGGCGCGCTGGCCGGGGCCGCCCGGGCGCTCGACGGCGATGCGGTGGCTTGCGCGTCCGCTGCCGACCTTGCCGGCCGCAACGGTGGTCGGCTGGTCGGTTGTCGCCTCGATGGACTGGACCTGCTGGTGACCGTCGAAGTGGCGTTCAGGCCGCTCCCCGGCCTGACCCGCGTCGCCGCGTCGACGGCCCGCGCCGGCCCGGTACGCGGCTGA
- a CDS encoding DEAD/DEAH box helicase, translated as MESSSAATVSAGPGPGPSPTDLLRRLRARGAGDPVTHVERVPARAGVPAPWPSWAPAELRVAFAQRGVVAPWQHQAEAANLAYEGRHVVVATGTASGKSLAYQLPALATLLADPRATVLYLAPTKALAADQLRAVAALELEGVRPACYDGDTPRAEREWIRRHSRFVLTNPDMLHHGILPGHAQWSGFLRRLAYVVIDECHTYRGVFGSHVAHVLRRLRRQCARFGATPVLVLASATSGDPATAAGRLTGLPVTAVTEDASPRGGVTFALWEPPLLPPDSGSSTPVPPQATGDHDDLHQVRRSALRETADLLADTVAEGVRTLAFVRSRKGAEVVAANARRSLDDAVPGLGDRVAAYRGGYLREERRELERALLHGDLLGLASTNALELGVDLVGLDAVLICGYPGTRASLWQQAGRAGRSGQEALAVLVARDDPLDTYLVHHPEAIFGAPVEATVLDPANPYVLAPQLACAAVEAPLTPADLALFGDGAKEAVDELVAAGALRQRPTGWYWRHRERPKVDLRGEGGAPVAVVESATGRLLGTVDGGSSHFLLHPGAVYLHQGVSYVVDDLDLADGCALVHAEEPDWSTHARDVTDLSVVSVRSYVDAGPVGMFLGEVDVTSQVVSYQRRRIATGEVIDTRPLDLPTRELRTVAVWFTLSPQSLTVAGVQSADVPGALHAAEHAAIGLLPLMATCDRWDIGGLSTAVHPDTEAPTVFVYDGHPGGAGFAERAYGTASAWLRATRDAIAECGCETGCPSCVQSPKCGNGNNPLSKPDAIRVLDVVLANLPE; from the coding sequence CTGGAGTCGTCGTCCGCGGCCACCGTATCCGCTGGTCCCGGCCCCGGACCATCGCCGACGGACCTGCTGCGCCGGCTGCGCGCCCGGGGCGCCGGCGACCCGGTCACCCACGTCGAGCGGGTGCCGGCCCGTGCCGGGGTGCCTGCGCCGTGGCCGTCGTGGGCGCCGGCGGAGCTGCGCGTGGCGTTCGCCCAACGCGGGGTCGTCGCGCCGTGGCAGCACCAGGCCGAGGCGGCCAACCTGGCGTACGAGGGCAGGCACGTGGTGGTCGCCACCGGCACCGCGTCGGGCAAGTCCCTGGCGTACCAGCTCCCGGCCCTGGCCACCCTGCTCGCCGACCCCCGGGCCACCGTGCTCTACCTGGCGCCGACCAAAGCGCTCGCCGCCGACCAGCTGCGAGCCGTCGCCGCGCTGGAGCTGGAGGGGGTACGACCAGCCTGCTACGACGGGGACACTCCGCGTGCCGAGCGGGAGTGGATCCGCCGACACTCCCGGTTCGTGCTGACCAACCCCGACATGCTGCACCACGGCATCCTGCCCGGGCACGCCCAGTGGTCCGGTTTCCTGCGCCGCCTCGCGTACGTGGTGATCGACGAGTGCCACACCTACCGGGGCGTGTTCGGCTCGCACGTGGCGCACGTGCTGCGTCGGCTCCGCCGGCAGTGCGCCCGGTTCGGGGCGACCCCGGTGTTGGTGCTCGCCTCGGCGACCTCCGGTGACCCGGCGACCGCGGCCGGGCGGCTGACCGGCCTGCCGGTGACGGCGGTCACCGAGGACGCGTCACCGCGCGGCGGGGTGACCTTCGCGCTCTGGGAGCCGCCGCTGTTGCCCCCCGACTCGGGCTCCTCCACCCCGGTGCCCCCGCAGGCCACGGGCGACCACGACGACCTCCACCAGGTCCGTCGGTCGGCGCTGCGCGAGACCGCGGACCTGCTCGCCGACACGGTCGCTGAGGGGGTACGCACGCTCGCGTTCGTCCGCTCCCGCAAGGGCGCCGAGGTCGTGGCGGCCAACGCGCGCCGGTCGCTGGACGACGCGGTGCCAGGGCTCGGCGACCGGGTGGCCGCCTATCGGGGCGGCTACCTGCGCGAGGAGCGGCGCGAGCTGGAACGGGCGCTGCTGCACGGCGACCTGCTCGGCCTGGCGTCCACCAACGCACTGGAGCTGGGCGTGGACCTGGTCGGGCTGGACGCGGTGCTGATCTGCGGTTATCCGGGCACCCGGGCGTCACTGTGGCAGCAGGCGGGCCGCGCCGGGCGTTCCGGGCAGGAGGCCCTCGCTGTGCTGGTGGCCCGGGACGACCCACTGGACACCTACCTGGTGCACCACCCGGAGGCGATCTTCGGTGCGCCGGTCGAGGCGACGGTGCTCGACCCGGCCAACCCGTACGTGCTGGCACCGCAGCTCGCCTGCGCCGCCGTCGAGGCGCCGCTCACGCCGGCCGACCTAGCGCTCTTCGGCGACGGGGCGAAGGAGGCGGTCGACGAGCTGGTGGCGGCCGGGGCGCTGCGGCAGCGGCCCACCGGCTGGTACTGGCGGCACCGGGAGCGGCCCAAGGTGGACCTGCGCGGAGAGGGCGGCGCCCCGGTCGCCGTCGTGGAATCGGCCACGGGCCGGCTGCTCGGCACGGTCGACGGCGGCTCGTCGCACTTCCTGCTCCATCCCGGCGCGGTCTACCTGCACCAGGGAGTCTCGTACGTGGTCGACGATCTCGACCTCGCCGACGGCTGTGCGCTGGTGCACGCCGAGGAGCCGGACTGGTCCACCCACGCCCGCGACGTCACCGACCTGTCGGTGGTGTCGGTGCGTTCCTACGTGGACGCCGGACCGGTCGGCATGTTCCTCGGCGAGGTGGACGTGACCAGTCAGGTGGTGTCGTACCAGCGGCGGCGGATCGCCACCGGCGAGGTGATCGACACCCGGCCGCTCGACCTGCCCACCCGGGAGCTGCGGACGGTGGCGGTCTGGTTCACCCTCTCGCCGCAGTCACTGACTGTCGCCGGGGTCCAGTCGGCGGACGTACCGGGTGCGCTGCACGCTGCCGAACACGCGGCGATCGGCCTGCTGCCGCTGATGGCCACCTGCGACCGGTGGGACATCGGCGGGCTCTCCACCGCGGTTCACCCGGACACCGAAGCGCCGACCGTCTTCGTCTACGACGGGCACCCGGGTGGCGCCGGGTTCGCCGAGCGGGCGTACGGGACGGCGTCGGCGTGGCTGCGTGCCACCCGGGACGCGATCGCCGAGTGTGGCTGCGAGACCGGCTGCCCGTCCTGCGTGCAGTCGCCGAAGTGCGGCAACGGCAACAACCCGCTCTCCAAACCGGACGCGATCCGGGTGCTCGACGTGGTGTTGGCGAACCTGCCCGAGTGA